In the Ignavibacteriales bacterium genome, AATTAAATTTAATTATGAAAGCAATTGTAATAATTCCGACATACAACGAGATTCACAATATCAGAAAACTGATTCCCGATCTTCTCGCATCTTATCCTTCACTTGATATTTTAATTGTGGATGATAATTCCCCGGATGGAACAGCAAATGCAGTTGATGAAATGATCAAAAATAATTCTCGCGTAAAGATTATTAAACGAGAAGGAAAAAAGGGACTCGGTACAGCTTACGTTGCCGGATTTAAATACATGCTGGCAAATGGGTATGATTGCGCTGTTCAGATGGATGCTGATTTCTCACACGACCCTAAGGAAATTAAAAGATTTTTAGAAGAAGTAAAAGATCATGATCTGATAATCGGCAGTAGATATATTTACGGAGTTCGTGTTATCAACTGGCCGATCAGAAGATTAGTGTTAAGTTATTCCGCAAATCTTTATTCAAGAATTATTACCGGTATGCCGGTTAAAGACGGAACCGGAGGATTTAAATGCTTCCGCCGCAAAGTATTGGAAGCAATAAATCTTGATGCAATTCACTCTAACGGTTATTCATTTCAGATAGAAATGAATTATAAAGCATGGAAAAAAGGATTTAAGCTTATTGAAATTCCAATAACTTTTGTTGATAGAGTACATGGCACTTCAAAGATGTCTAAGAAAATTGTTCGCGAAGCGGTTATTATGGTATGGAAGTTAAGATTGCAAAGTATTTTCGGCACATTAAATTAAGAGTGCAATGATTGATCTCTCAATAATAATTATCAATTATAACGTAAAAGAATTTTTACTTAATCTTCTGGATTCAATACGTAAAGCGATAAAAAATATTTCTACGGAAATAATTATTGTTGATAATACTTCAGATGACGGCAGCGTTGAAATCCTACGAGAGAAATTTCCCAATATTAAATTAATAGCCAACAAGAAAAATGTGGGATTCGGATCTGCAAACAATCAAGCAATGGAATCTGCAAAAGGGAAATATTTTTTGTTTATCAATCCCGATGCAATTGTTAGAGAAGATACTTTATTAAAAATGTTGGAGTTCTTTGATAAAACTCCACAAGTTGGAATTGCCGGCTGCAAGGTATTAAATCCCGATGGTTCGTTACAGCTTTCATGCAGAAGAAGTTTCCCCAGACCATGGACATCATTTACAAAAGTTATGGGATTGAGTAAACTTTTTCCGAAGAGCCGTTTGTTCGCACGTTATAATTTAACCTACCTTGATGAAAATCAAACTTACGAAGTTGATGCTGTTAGCGGCGCTTTTATGATGATGAGAAAAGAAGTCTATGAGAAGATAGGCGGATTCGATCAGCAATTTTTTATGTACGGCGAAGATCTTGATCTCTGTTACCGGGTGCAAAAATCCGGTTATAAAGTTTTTTATGTACACAACACCGAAATAATTCATTACAAAGGAGAGAGTACAAAGAGAAGCAGTTTAGATGAAACAAAAATCTTTTACGACGCTATGCATCTTTTTGTCCGTAAACATTTTTCTTCCTCATTCATCGTTGAGTCAATTCTTCAGACAGCGATTCTTTTCAGAAAACTAATTGCTTTTGCAAATATTTATAAGCTTGCGTTTCTTTCAATTATTGTTGACTTCTTTACTTTTTCAACATCTATTCTTCTTGCTGCAAATATATATTCTAATGAGCATTGGAGGGGTTTCCCGAATTATGTAAAACCTTGGGCCTATTTTATCCCTGCCTTTATTCAAATTATAATATCGTCTGTAAGCGGCTCGTATAGTAAAAAAACATTTTCAATTTTACGCACAGTTATTTCTCTATTGTTTGGAATGATCTTTTTATCTGCACTAACTTATTTCTTCAAACAAGTAGCATTCAGCCGTGCAGTTGTTTTAATAACGTATGCACTTGCTCTTGTTTTCTTTTTGTTCTGGAGAATCGCTCTTAAAGTAATTTTTAAGATCGGACTCGAGACGGATACAAGGAAATCCCGCACGTTAATTGTAGCAAGTGAATCTAAAGCAGAAGAACTTGCATCAAAATTGAAATCAACATTTACGAAACTTTATCAAATTGTTGGGATTATTGGATTGACCAGAAAAAATATTGGTGGGAAGATCGGCACTTATAAAATACTTGGAACGGTTGATAACATAAAAAAAATAATTACTGATGAAAAAGTTGATAAAGTAATCTTTTCTTCAGATGATCTATCGTTCAATCAAATGTTTTCTGTTGTTGCCGAATGCCAAGGAGAAAATGCCGAGTTTCTTGTTGCAGGTAAGGAATTAGATTATCTAGTCGGCAAATCTTCCATAACAATGCTGGATGATATTCCGTTACTGAAAGTGCAGTATAATATTTCTTCGTATTTTCACCGCGCATCAAAACAAATGCTGGATATAATACTTGCATCCTTAATTTTGTTTTTGGTTTATCCTTTCATATATTTATTTCAGAAGCTGAGATCAAAAAAGAGCAAATTCACTCAATTCATCCTCAAAATCCCGAGTGTTTTCATAGGGAAGAAAAGTTTTGTTGGACCACGTGATAATTCTTATCACGGTGATTTATATGTCGGGAAAACCGGATTAACCGGATTCTGGTTTGTAGAAAATTTTTTAGAGAATGATACAGAAGAAACAAAAAAGCTGGACATCTTTTACGCAAAAAATCAAAACATTTGGTTAGACCTCGAAATACTTGGAAAAACACTTTCAAAAATGTTTTTTAGTGCGGAGTAGAAATGGCAAAAAATATACTGGATTTTGAGAAGCCCATAATTGAACTTGAAAAAAAGATTGATGAAATGCGGAAGTACGAAGGGCAACTTAATATTTCTGATGAGATAAAAACACTCGAAGAAAAAGTTTTTCAACTCAAGAAAAATATTTATAACGATCTTACTCGCTGGCAGCGTGTTCAGCTCGCCCGTCATCCCGAGCGTCCTTATACTCTGGATTATATATACATGATAACGGAAAATTTTATTGAGATGCACGGAGATAGATTGTTCAAGGATGATAAAGCAATTGTTGGTGGATTAGCGATGCTTGACGAACAAAAAGTTATGATCATCGGTCATCAAAAAGGACGGGATACTAAATCTAACGTTTATAGAAATTTTGGAATGTCCAATCCCGAAGGTTACCGCAAAGCATTACGCTTAATGAAACTTGCAGAGAAATTTAAGATTCCCGTTATTACTATGCTTGATACTCCGGGCGCTTATCCCGGAATTGAAGCCGAAGAACGCGGACAGGCAGAAGCAATTGCCAGAAATCTTTTAGAGATGAGCCGTCTTCGCGTACCAATTATTGTTACAATTATCGGTGAAGGTGCTAGCGGAGGCGCATTAGGAATAGGAATTGGTGATAGAGTTTTAATGTTACAAAATACTTGGTATTCGGTAATTAGTCCTGAATCTTGTTCAAGTATTTTATGGAGAAGTTGGGAATATAAAGAGACTGCTGCAGAAGCATTAAAACTAACTGCCGAAGATTTATTAGAACAAGGTATTATTGATCGGATTGTTACCGAACCATTAGGCGGTGCTCATAAAGATCATCTGCAAATTGCAAGCACCTTAAAATCCGTACTGAAAGAAGAACTTTCATTGTTATTGAAAATAAAACCTGAGAAGTTGATACAGAACCGTCTTGAAAAATTTGCTAAGATGGGAATGTATATTGAATAATAAAAACTAAATCCAAAGTACAAAATTCAAAAACATTTTTTTGGATTTTGCGTTTATACTTTTTCTAAACTGAAAAAATTCAAATTACCTTATGCTCACACACGTTACTGAAATTCGGGTTAGATATGCCGATACGGATAAGATGCAGTTTGTTTATAACGGAAAATATTTGGAATATTTTGAAGTTGGAAGAACAGAATTATTACGTGCAACCGGACTCTCTTACAGCGAAGTCGAAAAAAAAGGTTATCAACTTCCGTTGATAGAAGCCGGATTAAAATATTATCTTCCTGCGGTATACGACGACATTCTTGAAATCCATTCGTGTGTTAAAGAATTGTACTCTCCCAAAGTTCACATTGAATATGTTGTGAAAAGAAAAAATACAGATGAATTGATTGCTGAGGGATTTACAACGCATATCTTTATTCGAACAGATACAAAAAAGGCCGTCCGTCCGCCTAAAGATTATGTAGCTGCACTGGAACCGTTTTTCAAAAAATAATTATTAAAGTTTACCGGAGAAAAAATACTTCGGCCGGATTAAGTTTTGAAATGTTAGAAAAGATAAAAGAACTTACCAAAGACACAGCGATTTATGGAATAAGCACAATTGTCGGAAGATTTCTGGGATTTTTTCTAATACCATTTTATACAAATGTAATTAACACACACGATTTTGGAATTTACTCCAATATCTACGCTTACCTTGCCTTTTTAAACATATTTTTTATCTACGGAATGGATGCAGCTTTTATGAAATATGCATCCATAAATCAAAATGTTGAAAAGAGGAAAACTTTTTCAACTGCATATCTATTCGTTACGTTAACTACAATTTTGTTGGCAGTAATATTATATCTTTTAAAAACCCCGTTTTCAAGATTAATGGAAATTCCTAATGAGTATTCAAAACTATATTACTATTTAATAATCATTTTGATTTTTGATACGTTAGCTCTTGTGCCTTTTGCTAACCTAAGGTTAGAAAGAAAAGCGGGAAAATTCACTTCAATAAAACTCTCAAACATAATATTAAATCTTGCTCTTAATTTTATTTTAGTCTTAAAATTCAAACTTGGTATTGAAGCAATATTTTTAGCTAATCTTATTGCATCTGCGTTTTCTTTTTTAGTGCTTACGCCGGAAATATTTAAAATAATCTCCATCAAAATTGATAAAGACCTTTTAAGAAAGCTTTTGAAATTTGGTATTCCGTATTTACCGGCAAGTTTAGCTGCAATGGTTGTTCAGGTAGTAGATCGTCCTGTTGTGCTGGCTATGACAAATGAATCCACGCTTGGTATATACCAGGCGAATTACAAACTCGGAATTTTTATGATGCTCTTTGTTTCAATGTTTCAATTTGCTTGGCAGCCGTTTTTTCTAAATAATGCGAAAGAAAAAAATGCTAAAGATATTTTTGCAAAAGTACTAACACTGTTTTTACTTGTATCAAGTATGATCTGGATTGTTCTTACTTTATTTGTAGAAGATTTTGCCAGGTTTGAATTCATGCCCGGGAAATCAATTATTGGTAAAGAATATTTAAGCGGTATAGCAATTGTCCCGATTATTCTTCTCGGTTATCTTTTCAACGGAATTTATTACAACTTTCAGGCTGGAATTTATATTGAAGAGAAAACAAAATATTTTCCATTTGTAACTGGAGCCGGAGCGCTGGTTAATGTTGTTGTAAATATTTTGTTAATACCAATTCTTGGTTTAATTGGTGCGGCTATAGCAACTTTAGCAAGTTATGTTGTTATGGCAACCGGATTGTATTTCTTCTCTCAAAAGTATTACAAGATAAAATATGAATACGGTAAAGTATTTAAAATCTTAGCTACAATAGTTATTACATGTATAATCTATTATTATTTTTATTATGAAGTAGGATTAACCATGTTGTATAAATTTATTTTACTTTTTTGTTTTATCGGTTCATTATTAGCAATGCGGGTCGTTGAGAAAAATGAAATTATCCGTTTAGTTAAAATGCTTCTTCGTGTCAAGTAGTTTTTTATCTTTTCTAAGTATTTAAAAAACAAGAAGAAATAAAATTTCTTTTATCATAACTTATCATCGCAATTCTAGAAAAACATTATGAAATCAATACAAATAAAAATTCAGCATATCACTAATAAATTTAAAGATATACTAATGCCTGAGTATGCAACTGAAGGCAGTAGCGGTCTTGATCTACGTGCAGCTGTTGAAACCGAAATGAAAATTGAAAAAAGTAAAGTTGGATTAATCCCGACAAATCTAAAAGTTGAAATTCCAGTTGGTTATGAAATACAAATTCGTCCACGTAGTGGACTTGCTGCAAAAAATGGAATTGGAGTTTTAAATTCACCGGGAACAATTGATTCTGATTACCGCGGGGAAATCAAAGTGATCTTATTCAATTTTAGTAATGAAGAGTTTATTATCAAACGCGGTGATAGAATTGCTCAGATGGTTGTTACAAAAGTTTACCGTGCTAATTTAATTTTAACAGATGAGTTGGAAAAGAGTAAACGCGGTGATGGCGGTTTTGGACACACAGGGAAAAAATAATTGAGAATTGCGAATGGAGAATTGATAATTGATTCTCAATTCGCAATTCTAAATTCTCAATTCGGATTTTAGATGTCAGATTTTGTTCACATACATAACCATTCGCATTACAGTCTGCAGGACGGCGCATGCACGGTTGAAGATTTAATTCATGCTGCTAAAAAAAATAATATGCATGCAGTTGCGTTGACAGATCATGGAGTAATGTTTGGTTCTGCGGAGTTCTATAAGAAAGCAAAGCAGGAAGGGGTCAAACCGCTTGTTGGAATGGAAGCCTACATTGTAATTGATGGAACACGTTTCGATAGGAAAGGAGACGATCCGAATAATCTGAAAAAAAAATCAAAACCTTATAATCATCTTTTATTGCTAGCTAAGAATGAGACCGGTTATAAAAATTTGATGAAGCTTACAACTATCGGTTACATTGAAGGATTTTATTATAGACCAAGAATTGATCTTGAAATACTTGCCAAATATAGTGAAGGATTAATTTGTACTTCAGCTTGTCCTGCCGGACCAATCTCAACACCAATAATTAATGATGATTATACTAAAGCCCGTTCAACTGCCATAAAATTAAAAGAAATTTTTGGAGATGATTTTTATCTCGAAATTCAAGATCACGGAATGGATATAGAAAAACCGATTCTTGATACAATGCCTAAGCTTGCCGCAGATCTTGGTATTAAATTAGTTGCTACAAATGATATTCATTATATCGAAAAAGATCATTCGATCGCACATAATATTTTAATTCAACTTGGCGATAAAACCGGAACAGTTGATTATAAAGATTTGCGGTACGGAACCGATCAGATATATTTTAAATCCGCAGATGAAATGAAAAAGCTTTTCAAAAATTATAAAGGTGCAATTGAAAACACCATAGAGATCGAAGAAAAAATAAATTTACAATTAGATTTTCGCGGGCACCAATTTCCGCAATTTCCAATTCCACAAAATTCCAAAGCAAAAAATTTAGAAGAATATCTCGAACAACTTGCAGAAGATAGATTAGAGAGTACTTATAAAAAAGTAACTCCGGAAATAGAAGAGCGTTTCAAATTTGAGATAGATGTTATTAAACAAATGGGTTATGCCGGTTATTTTTTAGTCGTGCAGGATTTTATTAATGCAGCAAAACAAAGAGGAATTCCCGTTGGTCCAGGCAGAGGAAGTGCTGCCGGAAGTTTGGTAGCTTATGTTTTAGGAATAACAAATGTCGATCCGTTGAAATATAATTTGTTATTCGAACGGTTTCTAAATCCCGCACGTAAATCAATGCCTGATATTGATGTTGATTTCGCCGATGATAAGCGCGGTGAAGTTATTAATTATGTAAAAGAAAAATACGGTGAGAATTCAGTTGCGCAGATTATAACTTTTAACAGATTATCATCACGCGCAGTATTAAAAGATGTAGCACGCGTACTAAAAATTCCAATTCCAACCGTAGAAAAAATTACAAAATGGATTCCATCAAAGTTTGGACGTGTTTACGATCTTGATCAAGCATTAAACGAAGTTCCAGAACTTGCGTGGGTAAACAAATCCGACGATCCAATAATTCAAGAACTTATTAAGTATGCTAAAATTCTTGAAGGAATGAACCGCAATGCATCTAAACATGCTGCAGGTGTTGTTATCACTCCGGGTGAAGTAAGTGATTTTGTTCCTCTTGCAATTTACGGCGATGATAATTCGATCGTTACACAATTTAATATGAAGGATCTTGAAGATGCCGGATTATTAAAAATGGATTTTCTTGGGCTAAGAACTTTATCAATCATTAGAGATACGATCGAGTTAGTAAAACAATCCAGCAAAATTGAAATTGATATTGATAATATTCCAACAGACGATGCTAAGACATATGAAGTTTTCAGCAAGGGACAGACAACTGCAGTGTTCCAGTTTGAAAGTGCCCCGATGCGTGAGTATCTAAAAAAACTTAGACCAACCAGTATAAATGATCTTGCTGCAATGAACGCACTTTACCGTCCCGGCCCTATGGAATTTATTGATGATTTTCTTTCCCGGAAAAACGGAAAAAGACAAATAAAATATTTACATCAAGTACTTGAGCCGATACTTAAAGAAACAAATGGTATTATTGTTTATCAGGAACAAGTAATTCAGATTGCAAATAAAGTTGCAGGAATGAGTTTAGCCGAAGCAGATCTTCTTCGCCGTGCTATGGGTAAAAAAGATTTGAAAGCTATGGCTGAGCAGAAAGAAAAATTTACCGAAGGTGCGGTAAAAAATAATATCAGCAAAAAAATTGCCGAAGAAATTTTTGAAGCTATAGATAAATTTGCTAATTACGGATTTAACAAAAGTCACGCTGTTGCTTATTCTATTGTAGCATATCAAACGGCATATTTAAAAGCTCATTACTTAGAAGAATTTCTTGCAGCAAACCTTTCGAATGAATATGGCAACACTGATAAAGTTACTAATTTACTTGAAGATTGCCGTAAACTTAATGTTAAAGTACTTCCTCCGGATATCAATAATCCATCTGTAAAATTCGGCGTTAAGAATAAGCAAATTATTTTCGGAATGAGTGCAATAAAGAACGTCGGAGTTAATGCTGTAGAGATTATTAAATCATCACATAAAAAACTTGGAAGAAATTTTAAAAGCATTTATGATTTCTGTGCGAATGTTGATAATCGTGTTGTCAACAAACGTGCGTTGGAAGGATTAGTTCTTGCAGGTGCATTCGATCTGTGCGGCGGTTCTCGGGCGCAGAACTTTTTAGCAGTTGAAGAATCTCTTACTTTCGGTAACAAAGTACAATCAGTAAAAGGTTCTCTGTCAGATAGTTTATTCTCTAGTGATTCGGATGCGATGCACATTTACGAACCAAAACTTCCAGATATTCGTCCATGGGAAACAAAAGAACGTTTGAAAAAAGAAAGAGAAGTGCTTGGATTTTATTTAACCGATCATCCGCTGAGAAAATATGAAATAGAATACAACTCATTTGCAACAGTTCATCTTGGTGAAATGGAAACTTATAAGTTCAACGAATCAGTGAGAGCATGTGGAGTTGTAACCGAAGTAAGAACAAAGATAGACAAGCGCGGAAATCAAATGGTGTTTTTTAAGTTAGATGATTTCAGCGGTTCATGTGAATGTTTGATGTTCTCAAAAGTTTTTGCAACATGTGAAAACTTAATTGCACTTGAGTCAACTATTCTAGTAACGGGTAAATTAGAAAGCAGCGGAGATGCTGTAAAACTACATGTTGATGAAGCAATTTCACTCGACAATGCAAAACAAAAACTAACTAAGAGAATCGGAATTATTATAGATAAGAATTCAAACCAAGCAAGCACGGTTACAGAGATTAAAAAATTAATTGAAGAGAATGAAGGAACACTGCCGGTTCTTATCTGCATAAAAGATAACGGTGTTATGCGGGAATTTCATATCAATTATAAAATTTCATTCAACTCAGAATTCATTCCTAAAGTAAAAAAACTTCTTGGTGAAGAATCAATTGTTTATTTAGCTACTTAATTAAAAGTAATTTCAAGTATTGATATCAAACAGCGGTAGATTGATTTGATTTCATTTTCGTATTTCTTAAGTTTGTGCCGTTATAAATTAAAAAGGAAAAATAAATGGAAAAAAAGTGGGCGCTAATACTAGGAGCTTCCAGCGGATTTGGAGGTGCGTCTGCAGTTGAACTTGCAAAGAATGGCTACAATATTTTTGGCGTTCATTTAGATCGTCAAGCAACAATACCGTCAGTTCAACAAGTAATAAAAAAAATTGAAAAGACCGGACAGAAGGCGGTCTTCTTTAATATAAATGCAGCAGATCAAATTAAGATCAACGATACACTGGACGAAATCAAAGAAAGATTTGCAACCAAAGAACATCCTCATGTTCATGTTCTTATTCATTCTCTTGCTTTCGGAACTCTAAAACCATATATCACAAAAAATCCAAACGATAGTATTTCTCCTGCACAAATGAGTATGACTCTAGATGTTATGGCTCATTCGTTAGTTTATTGGACACAGGGATTAATCCAAAGAGATTTGTTTGCAAACAACGGTAGAATATTTGCTCTTACAAGTGCTGGTTCACATACAGTAATACCAAATTACGGAGCTGTATCTGCTGCTAAAGCTGCATTGGAATCTCACATCCGTCAACTTGCAGTTGAACTTGGACCAATGAGTATTACATGTAACTCAATTATGGCAGGCGTTACTGATACACCCGCAGGAAGAAAAATTCCAATGTTCGATAAAATGCTTCACACGGCTAAATCGAAAAATCCGCGCGGCAAACTTACCACACCTGAAGAAGTAGCAAAAGCAATAATACTTTTATGTGATGAAAAAGCTGATTGGATTTCAGGAAATGTAATTGGTGTGGACGGCGGAGAATACATAGTAAATTATATCGGTGAAAAAACTTATAACAAATAAATTCCGGAAGGATTGATGAATGAATTTACTTTAACTGAAGAACAACAAATGCTGCGGGATATGACCCGCGATTTTGTTAACAACGAGATAAAACCAATTGCTGCTAAGATAGATGCAGAAGAAAAAATTCCTAAAGAACTAATTAAAAAACTTGGTGAGCTTGGATTTTTAGGAGTAGTATTTCCCGAAGAATATGGTGGAGGAGGATTTGGTGAAGTTGGTTATTGTTTGATGCAAGAAGAAATAGCTCGCGGTTGTATGTCCACGGCAACATTTATCGGGGCTCATCAATCAATAGGTTCAAATGTAATTTATATCGGTGGTACAGAAGAACAGAAACTGAAATATTTAACTCCCCTTGCCAGAGGTGAAAAAATTGGTGCGTTCTGTTTAACTGAAGCACAAGCTGGTTCGGATTCATTCAATGTAAAAACGCGCGCACATCTCGAGGGAAACGAATGGGTGATTAACGGAGAAAAATTGTGGATAACAAACGGAGGGATTGCAGATATTGTTTCTGTGTTTGCAAGAACGAATAAAGGTATCAGTGCTTTTATTGTGGAAACAGAAACTCCCGGATTTAGTGCAGGTCCGCCTGAAAAGAAAATGGGAATTAAAGGAAGTACAACAAATGCAATTACTTTTGATAATGTTCGAATACCAAAAGAAAATTTAATAGGAACAGATGGTCGCGGATTTATTTTAGCTATGAAGACCTTAAACGCAGGAAGATTAGGATTAGGTGCCGCATGTTTAGGTGCTGCAAAAGAACTTTTAGAAATGTCAACCCAATACGCAAAACAAAGAAAACAGTTTGATCAATCGATCTCCAATTTTCAAGCAATACAATTTATGCTTTCAGAAATGGCAACATTGCTTTATGCTATGGAGTCAATGGTATATAGAACTGCAATTGATTACGATGAAAAGAAAGATGTAAATCGTCAATCAGCAATAGTAAAAATTTTTTGTTCTGAATCTCTTGATAAGATTGCAGATCATGCAGTTCAAATTCACGGTGGTATGGGATATTCGCGCGAACTTCCAATAGAAAGATTTTACAGGGATTCCCGCATCAATAGAATTTTTGAAGGGACAACTGAAATTCAAAAAGGGATTATTGCAAGAGAAGTTTTAAAAAAGAACGGTGTTGTTTAAAAGATTATGTTTTTTATAATTCATTAAGGAGTAGTTACAAAAATGAAACCATTTACTTTTACAGATGGAAATTTTGATGCTGAAGCTTTGAAGTCTAATCTTCCTGTGATTGTTGATTTCTGGGCAGCATGGTGCGGACCTTGCAAAATGATTGCACCAATCATTGAAGACTTAGCTGGTGAGTATGAAGGCAAAGTTAAAATCGGCAAACTTGATGTAGATGAAAATCAGCAAACAGCAATAAAGTATGGAGTAAGAAGCATCCCCACAGTTTTATTTTTAAAGGATGGAAAAGTTGTTGAAACAATCATTGGTGCTGTTCCTAAATCTATGTTTGCCGAAAAAATAACAAAATTAGTTTAACCTTATATACACTTAAATGAATTTTCATATCAGAGCACTTCTTTATCTAATAACGCTGTTCTTCTTAAATAGTGTTTCATTTTCACAATTGGAAATGTGGAAGCATTATGATAAAACCAACAGCGGTTTACCAACAAATTGTATTCGGCAGGTTGTTCAAGACAAGAAAGGCATTTATTGGATAGCAACACTTGATAGTGGCTTAGTTCGTTTTGATGGGAAAAATTGGAAAGTTTATAATAAGAGCAATTCACCCATTCCACACAATTATATTTATAGCATTGATTTCGATAAATTTGGTTACATATGGATTGGAACCTATGGTGGTGGATTAGTAAGATTTAATGGAAAAGATGATTGGAAAATTTTTAATGAGTCCAATTCCGGTTTACCATGTAACTGGATCTATACAGTAGCAATTGATAAATATTCAAATGTATGGATCGGAACATCAAATGGAGGATTTGCAATATACAATAGGAAAAAATGGAAAGTTTATAATACAGAAAATTCAATACTAAAAGAGCACAAAGTAACCTATATTTATTTTGACAAGTATAATGATGCGTGGATAGGAACCTCTGGCCTTATGTACCGTATTAAAAAAGGTAAATGGTTTAGTGAAGAACAATTTAATTATAACTCAGTTGATGATGCTTGTTATTGGATAACAGAAGATGGTAATAAAAATGTTTTCTTTTGTTATAAGTTTGGTTCTATTGTATTTTATGATTGGAAAAAATTTACGATTTACACACCAACAAATTCATGTTTACCTTTCCTTGGGTATTATTCTATTGCAGTAGATAAGAAAAATATATTGTGGGGTGGATCATTCGGAAATGGGTTGTTAAGATTTGAAAATAACAAATGCCAAGTATGGAATAAATCAAATTCAGAACTAGAGGATAATCTTATATTTAATGTCAGAGTAGATAAGAATAACAATAAATGGATCTCAACTTATTTTGGTGGAATTTTTATTTATAATGAAAAGGGAGTTAAATTCTAATTCGATAATTTTTTAGAAAGAAGATGGCAATTAAATTGAAAGTCGTTAATTCCTAAATTATTTTCATTCGGGAAAATTTATACAAAGAAATTTTTTTCAGTAATGGTAAATATCTAAAATCAATTTAATAGGTTTAATGATTTACTTTTTTATAGTTTAGAATTAGAATTAATTTATAAAAATTGAGCTACTGGAATT is a window encoding:
- the dnaE gene encoding DNA polymerase III subunit alpha translates to MSDFVHIHNHSHYSLQDGACTVEDLIHAAKKNNMHAVALTDHGVMFGSAEFYKKAKQEGVKPLVGMEAYIVIDGTRFDRKGDDPNNLKKKSKPYNHLLLLAKNETGYKNLMKLTTIGYIEGFYYRPRIDLEILAKYSEGLICTSACPAGPISTPIINDDYTKARSTAIKLKEIFGDDFYLEIQDHGMDIEKPILDTMPKLAADLGIKLVATNDIHYIEKDHSIAHNILIQLGDKTGTVDYKDLRYGTDQIYFKSADEMKKLFKNYKGAIENTIEIEEKINLQLDFRGHQFPQFPIPQNSKAKNLEEYLEQLAEDRLESTYKKVTPEIEERFKFEIDVIKQMGYAGYFLVVQDFINAAKQRGIPVGPGRGSAAGSLVAYVLGITNVDPLKYNLLFERFLNPARKSMPDIDVDFADDKRGEVINYVKEKYGENSVAQIITFNRLSSRAVLKDVARVLKIPIPTVEKITKWIPSKFGRVYDLDQALNEVPELAWVNKSDDPIIQELIKYAKILEGMNRNASKHAAGVVITPGEVSDFVPLAIYGDDNSIVTQFNMKDLEDAGLLKMDFLGLRTLSIIRDTIELVKQSSKIEIDIDNIPTDDAKTYEVFSKGQTTAVFQFESAPMREYLKKLRPTSINDLAAMNALYRPGPMEFIDDFLSRKNGKRQIKYLHQVLEPILKETNGIIVYQEQVIQIANKVAGMSLAEADLLRRAMGKKDLKAMAEQKEKFTEGAVKNNISKKIAEEIFEAIDKFANYGFNKSHAVAYSIVAYQTAYLKAHYLEEFLAANLSNEYGNTDKVTNLLEDCRKLNVKVLPPDINNPSVKFGVKNKQIIFGMSAIKNVGVNAVEIIKSSHKKLGRNFKSIYDFCANVDNRVVNKRALEGLVLAGAFDLCGGSRAQNFLAVEESLTFGNKVQSVKGSLSDSLFSSDSDAMHIYEPKLPDIRPWETKERLKKEREVLGFYLTDHPLRKYEIEYNSFATVHLGEMETYKFNESVRACGVVTEVRTKIDKRGNQMVFFKLDDFSGSCECLMFSKVFATCENLIALESTILVTGKLESSGDAVKLHVDEAISLDNAKQKLTKRIGIIIDKNSNQASTVTEIKKLIEENEGTLPVLICIKDNGVMREFHINYKISFNSEFIPKVKKLLGEESIVYLAT
- a CDS encoding SDR family oxidoreductase, producing the protein MEKKWALILGASSGFGGASAVELAKNGYNIFGVHLDRQATIPSVQQVIKKIEKTGQKAVFFNINAADQIKINDTLDEIKERFATKEHPHVHVLIHSLAFGTLKPYITKNPNDSISPAQMSMTLDVMAHSLVYWTQGLIQRDLFANNGRIFALTSAGSHTVIPNYGAVSAAKAALESHIRQLAVELGPMSITCNSIMAGVTDTPAGRKIPMFDKMLHTAKSKNPRGKLTTPEEVAKAIILLCDEKADWISGNVIGVDGGEYIVNYIGEKTYNK
- a CDS encoding acyl-CoA dehydrogenase family protein; protein product: MNEFTLTEEQQMLRDMTRDFVNNEIKPIAAKIDAEEKIPKELIKKLGELGFLGVVFPEEYGGGGFGEVGYCLMQEEIARGCMSTATFIGAHQSIGSNVIYIGGTEEQKLKYLTPLARGEKIGAFCLTEAQAGSDSFNVKTRAHLEGNEWVINGEKLWITNGGIADIVSVFARTNKGISAFIVETETPGFSAGPPEKKMGIKGSTTNAITFDNVRIPKENLIGTDGRGFILAMKTLNAGRLGLGAACLGAAKELLEMSTQYAKQRKQFDQSISNFQAIQFMLSEMATLLYAMESMVYRTAIDYDEKKDVNRQSAIVKIFCSESLDKIADHAVQIHGGMGYSRELPIERFYRDSRINRIFEGTTEIQKGIIAREVLKKNGVV
- the trxA gene encoding thioredoxin, whose protein sequence is MKPFTFTDGNFDAEALKSNLPVIVDFWAAWCGPCKMIAPIIEDLAGEYEGKVKIGKLDVDENQQTAIKYGVRSIPTVLFLKDGKVVETIIGAVPKSMFAEKITKLV